AATTATAAATAAATAACAAAATTGATAAAAAAAGATATATTTTAAATACTACTAATTCTATAGATATAGAAGTTTTTTATTTAAATTTACAATTCATATATAATTCACTGATTTTCAACAACACACAACACAATAAATTTTAAGATCATGAAGCGAGTAGATTACGAAATTATAGGAAAAAAGATTGTCGTTGGGATAATCTTGTTTTTAGTACCGCTGGTAATTTTAGCCGGAGGATTAACCATTATTAATCAATTTTTAAAATAAAAAATCATGGCGATAGTTCAAAAAGAAAAATTAACGAGAGACTTAACAATAAGTTTTTTCATTTATTCACTGCCAGTTGTGGCAATTTACCTTTATTTTAAATTAACAGGCGGTGCTGTAAGCGATTCTCATATTACACTGCCTTCATTTTTAGAATTTGCAAAACCAGCATTCGAAAATATCCGCACTTGGGGATTAACCGTTTTCATGGTCGTTTTGGGAATTATAGAATTTGCTGCAGGTTTATACGATGACGAATGGACGGGCGAAGAACGTAAAATTGATATTGTTTGTTTCTTAGCTCCAAAATTACTTTTACCACCGGTAATTGCTTTTTTCAGCTTAACAGCTTTACCCTATTTACTGCCAAATTTGGCTAATACATTATCTTGGGTTCCGTTTTGGGGAGGATTTTTCCTAATCGCAATTGCCGATGATTTAACACAATACTGGTACCACAGATTACATCATCAGGTACCATTTTTATGGCGTTTTCACAGAACACACCATTCTGCTCCATACATGGGAATGGCAATGGCATCAAGACAAAACTTTATCTACACAGTTTTCTTTTCTCAAATTTATTTGACAGCAACTTTAACCTATTTAGGTTTAGGATTACCGGCTCTGTTCGTTTTAGTTATCAAAAGTTTCATCACTTTGGGCGCACATTCAAGTATTGCATGGGACAAACCATTTTACAAATACAAAGTTTTACACCCAATTGCATGGGTTTTAGAAAGATTGATTTCTACTCCGGCAACGCACCACGCGCATCACGCAGATACTAGCGGAGATGGAGTTGGACATTTCAAAGGAAACTTCGGAAACATGTTTTTCATTTGGGATATGATTTTCGGAACTGGATTAATCACGCGTAAATTCCCTGAATCTTACGGAACAAAATCATACAAGCAAGAAGAATGGTACGCACAATTTTTGTGGCCAATTTTCAAATCTAAAAAAGAAGGAAGTTCCCTTGCCGAAGGCGTACTGGCATTTCCGCTAAAAGCTAAACCTGTAGAAAAAGTAATAGAAACTGCAGAACCAGCTCCGGTTTTAGAGCAGGTTTAATCTTAAAATGAAAATAAAAATATAAAGCGCGGCAGTGTATTCAAAATTAACCCTGAATACACTGCCAGCTTTTATCCAAACTATTCCATCATGAAAAATAAAATACAAATTACCACATTAATCCTGCTTTTTACAATTGTAGGTTTTTCGCAGAATAAAAGTTCAAACACCGTTTCATTAGATGTTTATTACAGTAAAATTCAGGCTGAGAAAAACCCACAGATAATCGATGCCCGCGGTCCCGAAGAATTTGCTTTAAACCATATTAACGGCGCAGTTAATTTTAATTTAGAATCAAAAGATTATGACCAACAAGTAGCAAAATTAGACAAATCCAGACCCGTTTTTACTTACTCCATTGGTGCCGGAAGAAGCGTTTGGCTTGCCGATGATTTATTGAAAAAAGGG
The sequence above is a segment of the Flavobacterium sp. genome. Coding sequences within it:
- a CDS encoding sterol desaturase family protein, with product MAIVQKEKLTRDLTISFFIYSLPVVAIYLYFKLTGGAVSDSHITLPSFLEFAKPAFENIRTWGLTVFMVVLGIIEFAAGLYDDEWTGEERKIDIVCFLAPKLLLPPVIAFFSLTALPYLLPNLANTLSWVPFWGGFFLIAIADDLTQYWYHRLHHQVPFLWRFHRTHHSAPYMGMAMASRQNFIYTVFFSQIYLTATLTYLGLGLPALFVLVIKSFITLGAHSSIAWDKPFYKYKVLHPIAWVLERLISTPATHHAHHADTSGDGVGHFKGNFGNMFFIWDMIFGTGLITRKFPESYGTKSYKQEEWYAQFLWPIFKSKKEGSSLAEGVLAFPLKAKPVEKVIETAEPAPVLEQV